A genomic segment from Anopheles maculipalpis chromosome X, idAnoMacuDA_375_x, whole genome shotgun sequence encodes:
- the LOC126563355 gene encoding ectopic P granules protein 5 homolog: MGEIKRKKKRSSNAAKKQEKQPSTLTAAASPPPVAFSEAAAEEAGPAVSLNEPEELILPDAVQELAPPMEDTKNSDEMLEETDLLTDFKPTAPICGDSDKLPSLLYPDLRELNIGSEQFDSTFSNIDITPKGAISSPEDDYECVIDEVFSPRISALFEWCIEETTPNLERYRRYVDGLERQFITTEGPQAKNPADDDSDLQRMLQAYRSSYHYYCDVMIQRLERRSQISRLRDKCWDIEHTKFTEFAQCADSRLLAVSVNNRVATLNVERCTEAKAELSALLDRFVTKEKEALIQLHYTRAMVEKNVSDPSVPGYERSGLLRYKLRIIGNALRAEMHQRDCDMGDECQYVQDLRKWFIQLGTGMLRAGSVDERVWLMFHLLRFPKGIGTWAHVLVHPLAFGNQNKPLTNIEIHTIFTLIHVLIRPIIARQSFLVPVNESLATMEQPPLVNEAKAGDDFEWVDSDGEDSSADKRIRPIKESDLLALLDQIPFRRLFDTVLQRTIEHAQHPDGEQLNPDHLPTADILHLFSFSNELIAILGGGLLMYGRGIARYSHFAQRLALLINDAVKFVGDVLRLYRQAHKLNRQSEESEVVQVHFDTLMYRAVLLIHGGGVALTRHLSTLPFGLLSTCACWWIYATMVNRSIREKPDFDYWKSSHRLLNNCTLMEEFEQQLAKKKSSQDLYNLLKPLVDLALTRDATKDGTFIPTVAATLIELLAAIPADAVVFVEMKDQIHLLMERTSSVLSFMLNTLALEDENRRQTIANCWEMKGNTLLEVFSGKKQLIMRWRPDHLNYERLIYMLLEYPRTHIYHKLSLGLLMYIQYGNTSPFIVPVQKDLQNIVAYNIVVAYRKHQPVLNNSNGGGPSVAVTAEQQTEHRSYQERCLFLLLQLHIHAFDQPMQNIRRFLKDPSQVEKVVLPLSVHAKELQRAMKEQCPVACLCALLSTKMGHWVPVFCQEGLKAMRILYEVHHLDTVVVRCLELISLLFTDCPHALAKNDQFIGILTELVENDNILDWSRQTGDEQHHTLAMKLLEGASMGKMGSMIVSQAAMYWHQGYATPPSLVCMWFDWLVKIKNWSDSVKVLRLMNVLASISFRHADAWKALGDRFRPFFKSIAVVKHKQHSLWSKILGTEPPLLYGKLPNDCVALALLVFGIEHQQLEQKTGLWLKLLRMLKKNRTIKIDAALREVMATTCVQGKDSCPTADALVLFKVARYLLRANTEHPLYLGLWQLFFTLLLTRVTDVGDEVHGVADRLYDHDSGLMEKLKQLLCKLELHYHFLQETNEDSPGMLRLVKAFQLWLVDTDLNQINDDAPIKLPKQYATEQLESIFYGLEIFWPECTNTQILRVVHRMMIEGWHNLYRVLPHHSSAKDKTVCGATIKLPPTQAIKRRLENSYTDPLPIPVSEHRTELKDLADALKTPPMGRVKRITECVRIIKQYIDKTYLPMKNELKIRQNELFELYQQLYVNEVKESEQQHRCNMPICSGAATIMVRSKCVAIDTKIYTCTEARLVALEAFLNQIISVPPYIMKHTTMLRELGNSLFMDYCSEIDRASVQTLNEAIRTTIRTLLYEVSDANFEPPLTFAVRLGLDTNRSDFLNIMLEEVGQIFAGALEDGRKPSSVIVAMLENSHIPVRPLMKVYGQLVKQKSGNLERSIFVDLFGNKLHLSKWLKQQHSITPDEVDQFARLIMLGMYKLHTADSVSVDQTELDVQFSHLLLSHLEIFASYQFPNNFGKMVEHTLNAYSQWPTLPPTMLLRLLNVLRSRANLPDLQMSMEDSALCQAHRQFAEVNCTEPVLSFEVLELVIVTVTEHFAWQRDIAYPWNGMYKRHGSYVEVLGMLLGLLSHSFLTTGMQDNRIRAVQEHLLPAVYRMFEPWVIPYGAETPVLQQGRFSSNHPSSPKESSNRHANNDKAKWMFSVLLQTVEYALEKVLVAYADTDHGSQILLYFLHWYVEWFVNARIMISALYVLNTLVLDLPWDRLQPSEMLIERMHFLFEHHTPECHELLACVFVRCNWTMGAEHGPLPVWLQRTHAATLAICVRLAYEPVIRSDVKVRAAMVQLLQYFAGLTWESLHVAELTPALDWFVMTGDASSMLRTTKAPCRELDDALIRFLEVVAGMRINEANRLVPGGMQLLKRKLHISVIVRMLMNAGRVSGGGKEMENVRLQLSGAFKQLLTAISAVLEGLPQQQQHTGTDNPRDIEARAMMAELLTSIKKWQTESTLSLFVDELIAMLENDTNSPLLIRCVFESANLLDSPTEHWMRLLESALSHYFRSRCNVSWLEAWHAIGHTTIGRWQFEMLFRHSFTLCLELHFLHRWHQTRGDPVAQRGVLNSLEVHVLEPVECQLYPFWCSIIYALLSVQPEPHETIRTVIGLLGDVSENNTFWMLGVLKKIFGKEKAQGSRTSHCLIAYALAALLADAYARRTPPEQSSETDDYSDADGSTEPFTLKKLLIAPEKRASRQRIATTAMEHFKSACSASVYKEHQSRIIDAIVGTRGGERELPHQILQQAKDIIVVLDSLAEPFLNTLQEAIIGDMGGI; encoded by the exons GCTCGCCCGAAGATGATTACGAATGCGTAATAGATGAAGTTTTTTCGCCCCGTATAAGCGCACTGTTCGAGTGGTGTATTGAGGAGACCACGCCAAATTTGGAACGCTATCGGCGGTATGTGGATGGGCTGGAACGTCAGTTCATTACGACGGAAGGTCCGCAAGCGAAAAATCCTGCCGATGACGATAGCGATTTACAGCGGATGCTACAAGCATACCGGTCCTCGTACCACTACTATTGCGATGTAATGATACAGCGGTTGGAGAGACGGTCGCAAATTTCTAGGCTCCGTGATAAATGTTGGGACATAGAGCACACAAAGTTCACCGAGTTCGCCCAATGTGCCGATTCACGGTTGCTGGCCGTATCGGTGAATAATCG GGTTGCCACGCTGAACGTTGAACGGTGTACGGAAGCCAAGGCTGAATTGTCCGCGCTGCTCGATCGGTTTGTaacgaaggaaaaggaagcacTGATACAGCTTCACTACACGCGCGCGATGGTGGAAAAGAACGTATCCGATCCATCGGTGCCGGGTTACGAGCGATCGGGCTTGTTGCGATACAAACTACGCATTATCGGAAATGCGTTGCGCGCCGAGATGCATCAGCGCGATTGCGACATGGGTGATGAATGCCAGTATGTGCAAGATTTGCGCAAATGGTTCATCCAACTCGGTACGGGTATGTTGCGCGCCGGCAGTGTTGATGAGCGCGTTTGGCTGATGTTCCATTTGTTACGCTTCCCGAAAGGGATCGGTACATGGGCCCATGTGTTGGTGCATCCACTTGCATTTGGGAATCAAAATAAGCCGCTAACCAACATTGAAATACATACTATTTTTACGCTCATCCACGTATTGATACGACCTATCATCGCGCGTCAATCATTCCTGGTGCCGGTAAACGAGTCGCTAGCCACCATGGAACAACCGCCACTAGTGAACGAAGCGAAAGCGGGCGATGATTTCGAATGGGTCGACAGCGATGGTGAGGATAGCAGCGCGGATAAACGGATCCGCCCGATCAAGGAAAGTGATTTGCTTGCATTGCTTGATCAAATACCATTCCGGCGGCTGTTCGACACTGTTCTACAGCGCACCATCGAACACGCGCAACATCCGGATGGAGAACAGCTGAACCCGGATCATCTACCCACGGCGGACATTTTACATCTGTTCTCGTTCTCCAACGAACTGATCGCTATACTGGGCGGAGGATTACTAATGTACGGTAGAGGCATTGCACGCTACAGCCATTTTGCCCAACGGTTGGCACTGCTCATTAACGATGCAGTGAAATTTGTGGGTGATGTGTTGCGATTGTATCGCCAAGCGCACAAACTTAACCGTCAGTCAGAAGAAAGTGAAGTGGTACAGGTGCATTTCGATACGCTCATGTACCGTGCTGTTCTATTGAttcatggtggtggtgtggccCTGACACGCCATCTGTCCACGCTGCCATTTGGGTTGCTAAGTACATGCGCCTGCTGGTGGATATATGCCACCATGGTAAATCGAAGCATTCGCGAAAAACCTGATTTCGACTATTGGAAAAGCAGCCACCGGTTACTGAACAACTGCACTCTGATGGAAGAGTTTGAGCAACAGCtggcaaaaaagaaatcgtCTCAAGATCTGTACAATTTGCTGAAGCCGCTTGTCGATTTGGCGCTAACACGCGATGCAACTAAAGATGGTACATTTATACCTACCGTTGCGGCAACATTGATTGAG TTGCTTGCCGCAATACCAGCGGACGCGGTGGTGTTTGTAGAAATGAAGGATCAAATTCATTTACTAATGGAACGGACCTCGTCTGTACTGTCCTTTATGCTGAATACactcgctttggaggatgagAACCGTCGACAAACTATTGCCAATTGTTGGGAAATGAAGGGCAACACACTGCTGGAGGTGTTTAGTGGCAAAAAGCAGCTGATAATGCGCTGGCGTCCGGACCATCTAAATTATGAACGATTAATTTACATGCTGCTAGAATACCCACGAACGCACATCTACCATAAGCTATCGCTTGGTTTGCTGATGTACATCCAGTATGGGAATACAAG TCCCTTTATTGTACCTGTACAGAAGGATCTACAAAACATTGTAGCTTATAACATCGTTGTTGCATATCGAAAGCATCAACCTGTCCTAAACAACTCGAACGGCGGTGGCCCATCGGTGGCTGTTACTGCGGAACAACAAACCGAACACCGTAGCTATCAGGAGCGTTGTCTGTTTCTGTTGCTGCAGCTACATATACATGCTTTTGATCAGCCGATGCAGAACATACGACGATTCTTAAAAGATCCAAGCCAGGTGGAAAAAGTGGTTTTGCCTTTATCTGTGCACGCGAAAGAATTGCAGAGGGCAATGAAGGAGCAGTGTCCAGTAGCGTGCCTTTGCGCGCTACTGTCCACCAAGATGGGACACTGGGTGCCAGTGTTTTGTCAGGAAGGCTTGAAAGCGATGCGTATACTGTACGAGGTGCACCATCTCGATACCGTTGTAGTGCGCTGTCTCGAACTCATCAGCCTCCTGTTTACCGATTGTCCTCATGCACTGGCGAAAAATGATCAATTTATCGGAATCCTCACGGAACTGGTTGAGAATGATAACATACTGGATTGGTCAAGACAAACTGGCGATGAGCAGCACCATACACTCGCAATGAAACTGCTGGAAGGGGCTAGTATGGGCAAAATGGGATCTATGATAGTCTCGCAGGCGGCCATGTACTGGCATCAGGGTTACGCCACTCCGCCGTCGCTCGTCTGCATGTGGTTTGATTGGTTAGTGAAGATAAAAAATTGGAGCGACAGTGTCAAGGTGCTGCGATTGATGAACGTACTGGCCAGCATTTCGTTCAGACACGCGGATGCGTGGAAAGCGCTGGGCGACCGTTTCCGTCCATTTTTTAAG tCAATTGCAGTAGTAAAACATAAGCAACATTCACTCTGGTCGAAAATTCTCGGCACCGAGCCACCGCTACTGTACGGCAAACTGCCGAACGATTGTGTTGCTTTGGCATTGCTCGTTTTCGGCATTGAACATCAGCAGCTGGAACAGAAGACGGGTTTGTGGTTGAAATTGTTGCGCATGCTgaagaaaaatcgaaccatCAAGATAGATGCGGCACTGCGCGAGGTAATGGCGACGACGTGTGTACAGGGCAAGGATTCTTGTCCCACAGCCGATGCGCTGGTGTTGTTCAAAGTGGCGCGCTATTTACTGCGTGCAAACACTGAACATCCACTGTATTTGGGGTTGTGGCAATTATTTTTCACCTTGCTTCTGACGCGTGTTACCGACGTTGGGGACGAGGTGCACGGTGTTGCCGATCGGTTGTATGATCACGACTCGGGGCTGATGGAAAAGCTGAAGCAGTTGCTGTGCAAACTGGAGCTGCATTATCATTTTCTGCAGGAAACGAACGAAGATTCACCGGGAATGTTGCG CCTCGTAAAAGCGTTCCAATTATGGTTAGTCGATACAGATCTCAATCAAATAAATGATGATGCTCCAATCAAGCTACCCAAACAATACGCCACAGAACAACTAGAATCAATCTTTTACGGTTTAGAG ATATTTTGGCCGGAGTGCACTAATACGCAGATCCTCCGGGTAGTCCACCGTATGATGATTGAAGGGTGGCACAATCTTTACCGTGTACTTCCGCATCACTCGTCGGCGAAGGATAAAACTGTATGCGGTGCCACTATCAAGCTACCACCAACTCAGGCAATCAAACGCCGACTGGAAAACAGTTACACCGATCCACTACCGATACCCGTGTCGGAGCATCGGACCGAACTGAAAGATCTTGCCGATGCGCTAAAAACACCACCGATGGGACGAGTAAAGCGCATCACCGAGTGTGTACGGATCATAAAGCAGTACATCGACAAAACGTACTTACCGATGAAGAACGAGCTAAAAATACGTCAAAATGAGCTGTTCGAGCTGTACCAGCAACTGTACGTCAACGAGGTCAAGGAGTCCGAGCAACAGCATAGGTGCAACATGCCGATCTGTTCCGGTGCAGCAACAATCATGGTGCGCTCGAAATGTGTCGCAATcgatacaaaaatatatacttGTACCGAAGCCCGGCTGGTAGCATTGGAAGCGTTCCTGAACCAAATTATAAGCGTTCCACCCTACATAATGAAGCATACGACAATGTTGCGGGAGCTGGGGAACAGTCTGTTTATGGATTACTGCTCGGAGATTGATCGAGCGTCGGTCCAAACGTTGAATGAAGCCATCCGGACAACGATACGCACGCTGCTGTACGAAGTGTCCGATGCGAACTTCGAGCCGCCGTTAACGTTTGCGGTGCGGCTAGGTTTGGACACGAACCGAAGCGATTTTTTGAACATAATGCTGGAAGAGGTTGGACAGATATTTGCGGGTGCGCTAGAAGACGGCCGGAAACCGTCCAGCGTGATCGTTGCCATGCTGGAGAATAGTCACATACCGGTTCGTCCTTTGATGAAGGTGTACGGTCAGCTGGTTAAGCAAAAGTCGGGCAATCTCGAACGAAGCATATTTGTGGATCTGTTCGGCAACAAG CTCCATCTATCCAAGTGGctcaagcagcagcacagtATCACTCCGGATGAGGTGGACCAGTTTGCCAGGCTGATTATGCTTGGCATGTACAAACTACACACGGCTGATAGCGTCTCCGTTGACCAAACCGAGCTGGATGTACAGTTCTCCCAT cttttactATCCCATCTGGAAATCTTTGCCAGTTACCAATTCCCGAACAATTTCGGCAAAATGGTGGAGCACACGTTAAACGCTTACTCCCAATGGCCGACACTACCTCCGACGATGTTGCTCCGGTTGCTGAATGTGCTCCGTTCTCGGGCCAATCTTCCTGACCTGCAGATGTCAATGGAGGACAGTGCCCTGTGCCAAGCACATCGCCAATTCGCCGAAGTGAACTGCACTGAACCGGTGCTAAGCTTCGAAGTGTTGGAATTAGTAATCGTGACCGTAACGGAACACTTTGCATGGCAGCGTGATATTGCGTACCCTTGGAACGGTATGTACAAACGGCACGGTTCGTACGTGGAAGTATTAGGCATGCTGCTAGGCCTATTGTCACACAGCTTTCTCACTACCGGCATGCAAGACAATCGGATCCGAGCTG taCAAGAACATCTGTTGCCGGCTGTGTATCGCATGTTTGAACCGTGGGTTATACCATACGGTGCAGAAACGCCTGTTCTACAACAGGGCAGATTCAGTTCAAATCACCCGTCGTCACCGAAAGAATCATCCAATCGACATGCCAACAACGATAAGGCCAAGTGGATGTTTAGCGTACTGCTCCAGACGGTCGAATACGCACTCGAGAAGGTGTTGGTCGCTTACGCCGACACGGATCATGGCAGCCAAATTCTGCTGTACTTCCTGCACTGGTATGTGGAATGGTTCGTCAATGCGCGCATCATGATATCCGCCCTTTACGTCTTAAACACACTCGTACTGGATCTTCCCTGGGATCGTTTGCAACCGTCCGAGATGTTGATAGAGCGGATGCACTTCCTGTTCGAACATCACACCCCGGAGTGTCATGAGctgcttgcgtgtgtgtttgtgcgctgtAACTGGACCATGGGCGCTGAGCATGGTCCATTGCCCGTGTGGTTGCAACGAACGCACGCTGCAACATTAGCTATCTGTGTACGGTTAGCGTACGAACCGGTAATACGCTCGGATGTGAAAGTGCGCGCGGCAATGGTTCAGTTGCTGCAGTATTTCGCGGGATTGACGTGGGAATCGTTACACGTTGCGGAACTTACCCCGGCACTGGATTGGTTCGTCATGACAGGGGACGCTAGCAGTATGTTACGCACAACGAAGGCACCGTGCCGTGAGCTAGATGACGCACTGATCAG ATTTCTGGAGGTTGTTGCAGGAATGCGTATCAATGAAGCAAATCGATTGGTGCCGGGAGGTATGCAGTTGTTGAAGCGCAAACTACACATTAGTGTCATCGTGCGAATGCTTATGAACGCAGGGCGTGTGTCGGGTGGTGgtaaggaaatggaaaatgttcgGCTACAGTTGAGCGGTGCTTTCAAGCAACTGCTTACTGCGATAAGTGCGGTCTTGGAAGgtctgccgcagcagcagcaacacacggGTACCGACAACCCACGGGATATCGAGGCCCGGGCCATGATGGCGGAACTGTTAACGAGCATCAAAAAGTGGCAAACTGAGAGCACGCTAAG CCTCTTTGTAGATGAACTAATTGCCATGCTAGAAAACGATACCAACTCACCGCTCCTAATACGCTGCGTATTCGAATCGGCCAACTTGCTGGACAGCCCTACCGAACATTGGATGCGCTTGCTCGAATCGGCCCTTAGTCATTATTTTCGCTCCCGGTGCAACGTGTCATGGTTAGAGGCGTGGCATGCTATCGGCCACACGACGATTGGTCGCTGGCAGTTCGAAATGCTGTTCCGGCACAGTTTTACACTGTGCTTGGAACTGCATTTCTTGCACCGCTGGCACCAAACACGTGGTGACCCCGTAGCCCAGCGCGGAGTGTTGAATAGTCTTGAGGTGCATGTCTT GGAACCGGTCGAATGTCAGCTTTATCCGTTCTGGTGCTCGATCATCTATGCCCTTCTCTCGGTACAGCCGGAACCGCACGAAACCATTCGGACCGTGATCGGTCTGCTTGGTGACGTAAGTGAGAACAACACATTCTGGATGCTGGGAGTCCTTAAGAAAATTTTCGGCAAGGAGAAAGCTCAAGGTTCGCGTACCTCCCATTGTTTAATTGCTTACGCGCTTGCTGCTCTGCTGGCCGATGCCTATGCTCGTCGCACACCACCCGAACAGAGCTCCGAAACGGACGATTACAGCGATGCTGACGGGAGCACCGAACCATTTACGCTTAAAAAACTACTGATCGCACCGGAAAAACGTGCTTCCCGCCAAAGAATTGCCACAACGGCTATGGAACATTTTAAATCCGCGTGCAGTGCGTCTGTCTATAAAGAGCACCAAAGCCGGATCATTGATGCGATCGTCGGTACTCGCGGTGGCGAGCGGGAACTACCGCACCAAATCTTACAACAAGCCAAAGATATTATAGTTGTATTAGATAGTCTAGCAGAACCCTTCCTCAACACTCTACAGGAAGCGATTATTGGTGATATGGgaggaatataa